ACAGGAATACAGCAAAGAGCACTCCTATGATTCTGGAGAAATACGAGAATCTCAAGAGGATGAAATGGGTGATATCTGTaatatttcctccccaaaccatTGGCTTCGTGctcctaaaatcagaaaagagacaaaagaatggaTTGCAGACGCAGGCGAAACAATAGCATTACAATGCTCATAGATGCCATTTCTTTTCGTTCATTGAGCactgaaaaagggaaaacacTTTCTTGTCCTGGTGGAAAGACCCCAGTTTTCTTCTCCAATTGTCAAGAAATACCTTCTCAGTGTTTCAGGTTCTCAATTACTTCATGAGGTCTCAAGAAAATTACAAgagatctggggctggcctggtggcatagtggttaagctttcACTCTCCACTTCACCGGCTCGGAGTTTCCTAGGTCAGATCTCAGGCaaggacctgtgcactgcttattaagcaatgctgtggcaggtgttccacagataaagtagaggaagatggccacggatgttagcacaaggccaatctttctcaaaaataaataaataaataaataatattttaaaagttgatagagaactttttaaaaagcaatagaaattcaGTGAATTATCTATGATAGACATCATTgactaaaatcaatttttaaaagacttttaataattaaaaatataattgtggcTTTATAATAGTAAAGCATAAGTGGCATCATTCCAGAATAAACTTGTAATAGCTCTTCTTTCCCAGACAGTCAtctagatagatttttaaaaatttcttctttcacctataagaaaaattatcctgtttataataacttctcaaacctttttacaaatatgtttaatataataTCTTCAAAATGGCCTGGATAAttgtatcataatttataatcCTGATATTTTCTTGGTGTACAGCATGTATGCTAATAAAGTTATGAAATGTCTTCTTAGGGAAGTCTTCATAGGAGCCAGTCTTAAAAGGAGGCTAGTAAAACTCACAATTACAATCAAATATTGTCTCAAATGTAGGATATTTTTCAACTTAGGAAATAGCATAGTACTGTGGTTAGGGTTCAGACTTTAGAGTTTCTGTTCTGAGTGGCATCATCAAGATGGCAAAATAGGTCATTCCTGACTTTGGTAACCCTCATAAGAACAATTACCAACTATTCACAGACAGGACATCATtgcaaaaatcctaaaacatGAGGATGAGGCTGAAGCACCTCCACTAACCACAGAGAACAAGAAGAACCACATTAAAAGGGTAAAGGAGAAGCCGTACTCTGACTCCATTGCCCCTCACCCTGCTGGCACAGTGCCACACCAAGAATACTCTCTTGTCCTATGGTTTCTTCAGCAAGCTAAACAACCTAGAAGACATAGATAAATTacaagaaacatacaacctagaaaaactgaatcaggaagaaacagaaaatctgaacagacaaataacaattaaggagattgaattatTAATCAAcagcctcccaacaaagaaaaacccaggaccagatggttttatGGTGAGtctgtcaaatatttaaagaagaattaagaccagtctttctcaaactcttccaaaaaactgaagatgaaGAACCACTTCTAAATTCACTTATAAGACCAGcactgacaccaaagccagataaggacactgcaagaaaagaaaactacaggccaatattcctgatgaatacagatttcaaaattctcaaaaaatactaaatgataaaaactctcaatatcTTAGGTATACAAGGAACTAAATGCAACATAATTAAGGCCCTATCAACAAGCCAACatctaacatcatactaaatAGTGAATGATCAAAAGCAtttttctaagatcaggaagaagacaaagttgGCCATTCTCAAGATTCCTATTCAAGATAGTACTTGGTCAGAGCCAGTGCAAGTgggtcaaaaaataataataaaagtcatcagaattggaaataaagaattgaaattgtgtctataagcagatgacatgattttacctacagaaaatcataaaaacttCACCGAAAACCTGTTAGATCTAATCCAtcaatttagtaaagttgcaggatacaaactaagcattctagatattaacacaaactgtctgaaaaagaaataaataagataatctcATTCACGAcagcatcaaaaaacaaaatacttagcaataaatttaaccaagaaggttaAAGTTCTCTTCACTGAACACTATAAGACAttgacaaaagaaattgaaaaagacacaagtaatggaaaggtatcccatgttcatggatttgaagaattaatattattaaaatatccatactacccaaagccatcgaTATATTCAATGCAGTCTCTACCAAgattccagtgacatttttcacagaaatagaacatacaatcctaaaatttttgttgaaatacaAAAGGCCCTGaacagacaaagcaatcctgagaaagaagaataaagctgtcAAAGAGGCATtacgcttcctgatttcaaactatattacaaagccatagtaatcaaagcagtatggtactaGCATGGAAACAGAcacttagaccaatggaacagaatcaagagcccggaaataaaactgTGGGTATATGATCAACTAACATTTGAAAAGAGAGCGTGaaatactcaatggaaaaaatacagtctcttcaataaacgggtttgggaaaattggatattcacatgcacaCAATGAAACTAGACGCcaatcttacaccactcacaaaaataaactcaaaaagaattaaagacttaaatgtcaGACCAgtaaccataaaacttctagaagaaaacatagagaaaattcTTCTGATCATGTATTGGAAAAGACTTTTTTCAATATTACgcctaaagcacaagcaaaaaaattaaaaataatcaagaaggattatatcaaaataaaaaaacatctgcacagcaaaagaaacgaTAAGCTAATGAAAAGgtaatctacagaatgggagaaaatatttgtaatcacgtatctcataaggggttaatatccacaatgcataaggaactcatacaattcaacagcaaataaataatccaattaaaattttggtataggacctgaatagatatttttatgaagaagacatccaaactaacaacagatatgtgaaaatgtgttcagcatcactaatcatcaaggaattgaaatcaaaaccacaataagatatcaactcacatctgttagagtggctatcatcaaaaaagacaagagataaaactacaggtaagaatgtggagaaaaaggaaccgtaCGAACTGCTGTGAGAATGTAAACTAGTATAGTTACTGTGGAAAATAATGtggattttcctcaaaaaattaaaaataaacctatcatatgatccagcaattccatcctgggtatatatccaacggaaatgaaatcactgtcccAAAAAGATACCTGAACTCCCATGTTCAATGCAGTATTATCTATAATAGCCAGGACGTGGATACactctaagtgtccatcaacagatgaatggacaaagaaatcatataataaatgtaaaaataatataaacaacatgtgtatgtataattatgtataagtaacataaataatatgtataataagagaatattattcaggcataaaaaagaaggaaatcctggcatttGCAACAATCTGGATAGACATTGAAGGAATTGTGCTGAGAttaatcagacagagaaagacaagtaccatatgatctatTTGAATGtggagtattaaaaaaaataacctcatagaagcaaagataagatttgtggttgccagacgCAGAGGGTAGAAAGTGGGGGAATTGAGTGAATGTGGCCTAAAGGTACATAtctccagttataagacaaataatttCTGACAATATAACATACAGCAAGATGACTtggttaacaatattgtattgtatatttgaaagtgctaagagaatagatcacaaaagttctcatcacagggaagAATACTGTGACTATGTGGGGTGACGggtgttaactaatcttattgtggtaatcattttacgatatttacatatatcaaatcattgtgttgtacaccttaaacttatgcaacgttatatatcaattacatctcactaaaactggaaaaaaatttagtTCTGATACTCTCTCACTCTATGAACTGGTCCTAGTCACTTAAACACACTAGGTATGATTTACTTTTAACAAAGTGAGGACGACAAGAGCCTCTAAACTATAAGGTTAATGGGAGGCTTTTATTAGGAAATTCGTGCCAATGTTCAGCACATAATCTGGTACACATTAATTTTTCAATAGATGTTGGCTGTTATTATCATTGACTGCTTACAGATAACCATGAATGATGGCTATATCCGTGAATAGGAATGCCAGGTGCGATAGAGTTGTACgggttaatttggggaaatttctgaGACATCATCAGCTCTGTAGACAATCGGACATCATTACCTCTGGTCAGGTATAGATTCAGACCTAGTGCGCAGGCAAGCTAAACCACCTGGAGCCATGCAGACACAAACCACATAAATGATTTCTATTTAGTTTGCTTTGATTCATGTACACTTGAGTCAGTTGACAACTACCATCAAGCTATGATGAGCTTTGATGTCGagaaagatttttgtttcatttgcgcTATGGTTTTATGAGTGTcaaaatttttctgtttactcTTAAATAGACTGTTGCTAATATAATTTATCAGCTATTTATCCCAGATGCATTACattcaatgaaaacattttgaaagtataAACTCTCATGCACAACATCCCTGAAACAACAACATAATTGATCAATTTGGTGAAAATAAGTCAAACTTTTGATCAAATAATTGTACTAAAATTCTTCACTTTCTTACTAACATTCTGGTAACAAAGGCAGCCATGACTAAATGTATTCTATGTAGCTCATCATTCACAGAAAACTGTGAGGAGTTGTGGATTGTTTCACTTGTTCATGAGAAAATTGATCCTAACAgtgtatgattttataatttggtaagctagaggaaaagaaaaaaaacattctgAATATACTCACTCTCTCTGGTTAATTTTTTGCGTGTGTTCACCATCTGCCAAGGCAGtttgtagaagaaaaaatgattgatGTAAATTTTGGTTGGAGATATTACTGTGGGGATACAGCTAACCAAAACTCCTTCTAAATATGATCTACTAAGGACATGACAATTTGCAATTTtgtgcaggatataaaatcaggTTAAGAAAGCCAGGAATGTTGCTGAGTGATGAACAACATAGTAAAGAAGGATAAAAGAAACAGTCCCACCAACACTACCTGTTCATCTGGTGGGTCATCTCTAATATCTGGGTCACCAGTGCTAGTGTCTCCAGACCCATAGGGTCTTCAAAGATGACAATGGATGGTTATTTGGAGTATTTCAAAAGACGAATAGAATTGTACGTGAAAACTTTGTCATATCATCATGAAATGACCAGCTTGGCTTTTGCTGCTACTCAGAAATTATGAATCAAAGTTATATactgaaatagaaaccaaattaATAATTATGCAAAAGCACAATCCCCaagggaaaattaaattaaaaagattcatGGAATAGATAAAGTTGGGAAACAGACCAATATGTTTTACCTTAGTTAAGTCCCCTGTAATtcacaatttaatattttgattgaGTGCTCAATTATTAACTTCTGTAGTGTGTAGGCTTTATAGAGATTATCTCATTGGATTCTAGATGATTCTATTGTCCCCAATTTATAAGTAGCAAACAGAAATTAACAGATTTCAAGATCATATACTTAAGAATTTGAGAACTAGAACTGAACATCCACTCCTCACCAGAGTAATacctaatatttttgttttgaagttattATTTTGATTGAGGGTCAGGGAAATTGGGTAAGGAAAAAGAGAACCTGAGAAAGGGCCCGAAGTGGAGGGTGCATaaatgagggagagggaagaattggAGAATGAAAGAGACTGAGGACCATAACCCTTGCTCCACAAATGTCCTACTGGAATTATTACACGGCTATTGAAATAGCACAGAATTCACTGTTTTCTGTAAATCTTGTCCTCTCATCTTGACATAGATCCCCCAGGAAGACAGAGTTCTTGCCAAAGGGTGAAGTCACTTATTTATTATCCATAGGAATTTTCCAGGCGGACCAGATTGCATTCAAAGATGAGTGATTTGGGCCACGAAATTGGCTGTCCACTCAGAGCCAAAGAGATGCCCACCACTGGGGTTCCTCtcaatgtgttgttaggtgagaGATGAAAGGAGAAGACAATTATAGGGAGAAAACCCTCCAGATACCTGCTCTCTGGAGTTATGGTTATCACGGAGTTTTTTCTGTGCTAATTTCATGccccactttgccatgtcccttcagATTCAATTCAGCACTTCCCCATGGTCCTCTTATGGTCTCAAGATtgatgtagctttttttttttttttttttttaacaacctaGGAGTCATTTGAGTAGGAAAGGACATAGTGATAACATAGTCTAATATCATCAATTTCCAGGTGAGGATTTGAAGCCAATTTATCTAAAGGATTTGTCCAAGGTGACACAACTGGCTGGCAATAGAGCCTAATAATAAGTTAGGTATGTGGACACTTCCTTGTTTACAAAACTCTTTGATTtcagatagatacatacatacatattctcaaatatttgacCTGAATCAATCATCTTAGCAGGTCCATGAGGCAGATATGGCATGATTTCCTATGCATAGGCAAGGAAATCAAGGCAATAAGGAATATGATAAAACTAATTCATATCAGAGTCATGACTTATTGTGATTAATGCCTTGGGCACTGTTATCAGCCAATCTGGGTGGAATTCCAGGTTTCCACTTACTggttgagcaaattaacctctcgAAGCCACAGCATTATCACCTATTAAATGGGGCTGATCATAGTTGCTACTTCACAGAGTAGCTTTTTAtagaatcaaattagataatgCTTATAAATCACTTATCAGAATGTGAAGTACACAGCATGTCTTCTATTAAGAATAGGCTTAatttatgtgttctgaattggaatTCCTttcaacatattatgctgcattattAAGCATTCATTAAGAATATCTATTTAAGATCATTCCCACaaacttgtttgtctttttttgtttagatGGAACTCATCTACCTTGCCGTTACTAGGGATACAGAGATGTTTTTGGAATGTCTCATTCTTTGTTTCATCTACTTCAGCTATCATTAATTCTAGAGAGAGGAGTGGGTGGGGcaatgagttaattatttaacTCTTGCTAATAGGTTAGTAGTCATATATCCCCCTGGTAAGAACTgtaataatttaatcttttaaattgaacAGGCCCTtaagatggttttaaaaatacaacctCAAAGTGTAGAATTTGGGTGCCATGGATAAGCAATGGAGGACATCTTTATGTCACTAAGAACCATTTGTGCTCCACACATGACACTTCATGAGATTCAAGATGGATTGTGGCTACACTGAGAAGAATGTGGCAGACCACAATATGCCCAAAGGttctatctgtaaaaggggaataatTCCTCATCAACCAACTGCACGTGTTAATAGAAAAGAATCACTTCTATGCAATGTAACCGTATGAAGTTGAAAGTATTGTATAAATACTAATATAATACGTATGAAGATTAGTACTTAAactctttcctgaaaaaaatatttcttcttaaattttctttaagttctcTTGGTTGGACTCTGAGTTTCCACGGTACCCTCAAGTCTGGtgtctctgctgctccctggtcAAACTTAAGGCCTGGGAATCTCTGAGAGGCTCAGAGCACTGGGACTTAGACCCTGTCGCCCACACTCACGATGAAAGCCTTCATTTCTGAGGTCTTATATGGTCTCTGGGAAGCTACCTTGGAGTATGCTCCAGGCCACCTATGCCCAGAAgttgatgactttgacttctttctagtctctgagaatctccccaactcttgacctGAAAAGTGCCCCTTCTATCTACCATtcctttctccaatttttttttcataattcactTCACAAGGACACTCAAGGAGTAGGATAGAGGGAATAAGATTATTTGAGAATAAAGCTAgattatctttctccttcttctctcctctcatctcctctctctctttctctctctgactttttctctctttccatttctcttttttctgtgtccctccctctcaCACCCTCTGCCTTTGGgatgaaattataaaagtattcatttaaaaattactcttaattttcacatctataattttatacatgattttgttttgttgtaatcaaaacataaataaatacctagttaaaaataaataaaagacattttaagaattGTAGAGGAAAGACCTATTTGAGTGGCTTCCTAGGTCTTCTCATTTATCTACATATAATATCAATCAGAACTTCTAATCTCGAAACACTGTTTTACCTGCCTAGGTCTAATCATGGAAAAAGACCTTTTAAACTGAATTCAATGTTGCTGACACTGCATTAGGCAGATCACTTGGTGGTGgcagctaaacataatggcatTAAGACATGAGAAGCCAagttttcacttcttctctctacCTAGCTTTCTTGTAACCTATAAAAGGTCACTTGCATATTTTTACCCTTGTCTTCCTTATGGAGGAAATAATATTTGCTCAAATATTATTCTTACTGAGATAAATATGTTGCCTTCTTTACTACCCTCATCAaggcctctttgatctccttgttcctcagactatagataagagggTTTAACATTGGGATgaggataacatagaacactgacagaacCTTGTTCTGCTTTTTGGAGTGGCTAGAGCTAGGATGCAGGTACACAGAGAAGCCCATGccatagaagattgtcacaacagccaggtgggaggcacaggtattgaaggccttggcactaccttttatggaggatattttcaggatggaagtTGCAATAAAACCATAGGATAAGAGGATGACAAGGAAGGAAGTGAATCCAACAAAAATAGAttccagaaaaagaatcatttggctCATAAAGGGATTGGagcaagacaaggaaataatctgggttatgtcacagaagaaatttggaatgatattgtGCCCACAAaagtagagatgaaagcaagaaaCTGCTTGAATTAAGCTaccaaggaaaccactcccataggctccagcaaccatcttctgacagaggtCAGGATCCATGatggctgagtactgcagaggcctaccaatagcaatATGTCTGTCATAGGCCATTACGGCCAACAGGCAGCACTCAGCCTGAGCCATCCAGGACCCAACAAAATACCGGGTGGCACAAGcaatgaatgaaattgttttttcatcttttaagaagtctgaaagcatccttgggctgatggaagaagaatagcagatgtctataaatgacaggaaactgagaaaaaagtacataggtgtgtgcaggtgggagtccatcctgataaGGAGGATGAGACCAAGGTTCCAGATTATGGTCAgaaggtagatccctaggaagattgGAAAGAGGATAAGTTGCAGCTCTTTTTCATCTGacagtcccaggagaacaaacatgGCCACAGAAGTATGATTTCTATCCTCTTTCATGGACCTGCTCAGTACTATCTCctgagaaaaagatgagagaaggaaatgttttcatcctcaaaaaacaaaagaagacactATTTTTTTCCAGTGATGCTACTGACTGTGTATACATCTTCAATCATGAATGTCAAGTTAATCTGTGTTTCATGTATAATCATGAAACTTAACTAAAAACTTCTCTTAGTTAAATATTGTCATTCTCTTTGGGGACAAAAGACAGTAAACAGGCACCACTAGTACATTATCTACTAAAATgtcttgatttcatgtttttctgttccagattttaaaaatataggaggggtcagcccggtggtgcagcggttaagttcgcacattcagcttcagcggcccagggttcgctggttcagatcccaggtgtggacacggcagcgtttggcaaaagccatgctgtggtaggcgtcccacgtataaagtggaggaagataggcatggatgttagctcagggccagtcttcctcagcaaaaaaaggaggattggcagtagttagctcagggctaatcttcctcaaaaaaaataggaGACTTAGACATATAGTAAACCAGAAAAACACTGTCATCTCTCTATATGGTGAAACAGAACGATTCTGCCAAGGCATGGCTCTGACATTTATTCGGTGATTGAAGAAGCCACTGAATCCTGTGAGCCTCATACGTCAAATAAGGATGATGAAATACATGCTCTTTAAAATCTCCTTGAGAACTAATGTTCAATTAATCTGTAATCAGGGAGTGTGGACATTTCTATAGCTGTCTTTCTGCACTCATACAGCCTTGAAAGATATAAGAATAATGCAATGGGATGGTGGGACGAGTCACACACCAAGAAGCAGCTTGGAAATGGATGTGACTTACTCTCATTAACGATGCTAAGAAAGATACTGAGAAATTAGGTAAGAAAGATTGAAAGAGCCATTATGCTCCTTTCCTCAGAGgcgtattttttctttcctcagtataGAAATACTTATGAGTTAAATTATCTAGGACAGTGATTTCTGATCTTCTTTGAGTCAGTGATACTTTTGAAACTCTTTTGGAAATTCTGGACCATCTACCAAGCAAACTGCAGCTACTTACCGCCTTTGCACATGGTTTTGTTAGATTCTCAGTCACCCTCCAttctattcatggttcctagGTTAAAGACTTCTCCTACAAAATAAACTGACTTTAACTCATGTAAAGGTTAGGATGCTTAGGCAGTGGATATGgggattaggaaactgaggcaggatttctggaagttcttcctccttttctctttggagCCAGTCCAGGGAAAGTAAGCACTAAGTCCTCAGGCCAAAtggtaaataaccaaaataatgtttttgcctTAGGTACTGAATGCCCTCTTCAAGATGCTGTAGTTGTCATCTCTCCAGATGGTCATAGAACAACTACCaacacaaacacatttttatttagatgaactcaaactagaaagaaaataatagaaagctgcgaaaggtagaaaatagatgCCAAATACAGCCTAAGAGTTGTATATGGTTAAaagtagaagtcttggagatttccctGGAAGTAGGCTGTGACATGAATGGAATAAACTGCGTTTGTgaactacaaatatttgtcagtATTAGCTACCCAGAgtgtctttcttttccccaactatttctcagcctcctaa
This sequence is a window from Equus caballus isolate H_3958 breed thoroughbred chromosome 12, TB-T2T, whole genome shotgun sequence. Protein-coding genes within it:
- the LOC138916897 gene encoding olfactory receptor 5A1-like → MKEDRNHTSVAMFVLLGLSDEKELQLILFPIFLGIYLLTIIWNLGLILLIRMDSHLHTPMYFFLSFLSFIDICYSSSISPRMLSDFLKDEKTISFIACATRYFVGSWMAQAECCLLAVMAYDRHIAIGRPLQYSAIMDPDLCQKMVAGAYGSGFLGSLIQAVSCFHLYFCGHNIIPNFFCDITQIISLSCSNPFMSQMILFLESIFVGFTSFLVILLSYGFIATSILKISSIKGSAKAFNTCASHLAVVTIFYGMGFSVYLHPSSSHSKKQNKVLSVFYVILIPMLNPLIYSLRNKEIKEALMRVVKKATYLSQ